One window of the Desulfurispira natronophila genome contains the following:
- the hrcA gene encoding heat-inducible transcriptional repressor HrcA, which produces MTEFDQRSQTILHDIVRLYIDSQEPVGSRTLSRQSSIKLSASSIRNVMSDLEYLGFITQPHTSAGRIPTDSGFRFYVDSLVTMRKNLREGTGVGHPDIPRSLSGKADNKNQLLQETSRVLSAMTGCMALVSAPKLSQLPIRHVNFLGLGGNRILVVLVTESGLVQNAVITMDNEVSADDLEKINRFVNEHMLGISLHQARRKLRIMLEREMRQFRHLMEKLSTHAEESDNQIYLEGFLQMLSGRKVDEIQRAQSLLRAFEEKKLIFDVIDHSLAAPGVKIFIGAENPVEDMSDYSVVAKKYGSDEQSPLGAIGVIGPKSMNYQHVIDIVDITAACLDDLMQ; this is translated from the coding sequence ATGACTGAATTTGATCAGCGAAGCCAGACTATACTGCACGACATTGTGAGGCTTTACATTGACTCTCAGGAGCCAGTAGGGTCAAGGACATTGTCGCGTCAATCCTCCATTAAGCTTAGTGCGTCCTCAATTCGTAACGTAATGAGTGACCTGGAATACTTGGGATTTATTACCCAGCCCCATACTTCTGCTGGGCGTATTCCTACTGATAGTGGGTTCCGCTTCTATGTCGATTCACTGGTCACTATGCGCAAGAACCTGCGAGAAGGCACTGGAGTGGGGCACCCAGATATACCTCGATCGCTTTCCGGCAAAGCTGACAATAAGAATCAGCTGCTGCAGGAGACCTCACGGGTGCTATCTGCCATGACCGGTTGCATGGCATTGGTTAGTGCGCCCAAGTTGTCCCAGTTGCCCATACGTCATGTGAATTTTTTAGGCCTGGGGGGTAATCGCATTCTGGTTGTGCTGGTGACAGAGTCTGGCTTGGTGCAGAATGCGGTTATAACGATGGATAATGAGGTAAGCGCCGATGATCTGGAAAAGATCAACCGATTTGTAAACGAACACATGTTGGGTATATCTCTCCATCAAGCGCGGCGCAAGCTTCGCATTATGTTGGAGCGAGAGATGCGCCAGTTCCGCCACCTGATGGAAAAGCTCAGTACCCATGCCGAGGAATCTGATAATCAGATTTATCTGGAAGGTTTTTTGCAGATGCTTTCTGGCCGCAAGGTTGATGAGATTCAGCGCGCTCAGAGCTTGCTGCGTGCCTTTGAAGAAAAGAAGCTTATTTTTGATGTTATTGACCACAGTTTGGCAGCCCCTGGGGTTAAAATCTTTATTGGGGCAGAAAATCCAGTAGAAGATATGAGTGATTACTCGGTTGTGGCCAAGAAGTATGGCAGTGATGAGCAGAGCCCTTTGGGCGCTATTGGTGTCATTGGTCCCAAGTCGATGAACTACCAGCATGTTATTGACATTGTTGATATTACCGCCGCTTGTCTTGACGACTTAATGCAGTGA
- a CDS encoding O-acetylhomoserine aminocarboxypropyltransferase/cysteine synthase family protein gives MNHIDSKLLHSGYEGDPTGACIPPLYQTAAYRFQDTQHAANLFDLKEFGFIYSRMNNPTQEILETRVAALSKGSAALALSSGMSAILLSVLNITRAGQNIVATSCLYGGTYNLFRHTLPRLGIEVRFVDSSDPENYRKAADSHTRAFYMESIGNPGNNIDDMDTISTIAHELGLPLIVDNTVSPVIFQPFDHGADIAVYSTTKYISGNGTSIGGVIVEKGDFPWNNGKFPELTEPDPSYHGVSYWEAFGNHSKAAARSMAFCLKARVQLLRDIGCAISPFNAFLTMEGMETLPLRMEKHTSNAIEVAQFLESHPSVNWVNYPGLPSHVNYKRGKEYFDGKCGGVIGFGIEGGYDAGKQFIEKLKMIIHLVNIGDARTVVSHPASTTHRQMSSEERSAAGISGDYIRLSIGIEHVEDIIADIRQAL, from the coding sequence ATGAATCATATTGACAGCAAGCTCCTGCACAGCGGATACGAAGGAGATCCAACGGGTGCCTGTATCCCCCCCCTGTATCAGACCGCAGCCTATCGTTTTCAGGACACGCAACATGCAGCCAACCTTTTTGATCTCAAGGAATTTGGTTTCATTTATTCCCGCATGAACAACCCTACCCAGGAAATACTTGAAACGCGTGTAGCAGCGCTCTCTAAAGGAAGCGCCGCCCTGGCTCTCTCCTCCGGCATGTCGGCAATTTTATTGAGCGTACTCAACATTACTCGTGCTGGACAAAATATCGTCGCAACATCCTGCCTATATGGCGGCACCTATAATCTCTTTCGTCACACTCTTCCGCGCCTGGGTATTGAGGTACGCTTTGTCGACTCTTCTGACCCGGAGAACTACCGCAAAGCAGCTGATAGCCATACTCGCGCATTTTATATGGAGTCTATTGGCAATCCTGGCAACAATATCGATGATATGGACACAATTAGCACCATCGCCCATGAGCTAGGTTTGCCACTTATCGTCGACAATACCGTCTCACCAGTTATATTTCAGCCATTTGATCATGGTGCTGACATCGCCGTCTACTCAACCACCAAGTATATTAGCGGCAATGGAACTAGCATCGGCGGAGTTATTGTAGAAAAAGGAGATTTCCCATGGAATAATGGAAAATTCCCCGAGCTCACAGAGCCTGACCCATCCTACCATGGTGTCAGTTACTGGGAAGCCTTTGGTAACCACAGTAAAGCGGCTGCCCGCTCTATGGCTTTTTGTCTCAAGGCACGGGTGCAGCTTTTGCGCGATATAGGCTGCGCCATCTCTCCTTTTAACGCCTTCTTAACCATGGAAGGCATGGAAACGCTCCCTTTGCGCATGGAGAAGCATACCAGTAATGCAATTGAGGTAGCCCAGTTTCTTGAATCGCACCCGTCTGTTAATTGGGTCAACTACCCAGGACTCCCCTCACACGTCAACTACAAGCGCGGCAAGGAGTACTTTGACGGCAAGTGTGGCGGCGTAATCGGATTTGGTATTGAAGGTGGATACGATGCTGGCAAGCAATTTATCGAAAAACTGAAAATGATCATTCATCTGGTCAATATAGGTGACGCTCGCACTGTAGTGAGCCATCCAGCCAGCACGACCCATCGGCAAATGAGTTCCGAGGAACGGAGTGCAGCTGGCATCAGTGGCGACTACATACGCCTCTCTATTGGCATTGAGCATGTGGAAGATATAATTGCCGATATCCGTCAGGCACTATAA
- the rnhA gene encoding ribonuclease HI, with the protein MKHIKFYSDGSCLGNPGPGGYAAILCYQSHDGQEHEKTVEGYQANTTNNQMELQAVISGLRALREPCQIDLYTDSNYLKNGITSWIHQWKRNGWKTSNKKPVANRDYWVELDALARNHQINWHWVKAHNGHIMNERCDEAARKQAYLAKEQSQA; encoded by the coding sequence TTGAAGCATATAAAGTTCTACAGTGATGGGTCCTGCCTGGGTAACCCAGGCCCCGGTGGCTACGCTGCCATTCTTTGCTATCAAAGCCACGATGGTCAAGAGCATGAAAAAACCGTCGAGGGATATCAGGCCAATACCACGAACAATCAGATGGAGCTGCAGGCAGTTATCTCCGGACTCAGGGCCCTGCGTGAGCCCTGCCAGATTGACCTGTACACCGACTCGAACTATCTGAAAAACGGAATAACTTCCTGGATCCATCAGTGGAAGCGCAACGGCTGGAAAACCAGCAACAAAAAGCCTGTGGCAAATCGTGACTACTGGGTTGAATTAGACGCTCTAGCCCGTAATCATCAAATCAATTGGCACTGGGTCAAGGCTCACAACGGACATATTATGAACGAGCGCTGTGATGAAGCGGCTCGCAAACAGGCCTATCTTGCCAAGGAGCAGTCACAGGCGTGA
- a CDS encoding DUF366 family protein has protein sequence MNFNYSLLSTPLDYDGSQLRELFPKSMGAPAGHAAIAFIGSCQVDLDHLVDSDDAHSGRPIYSPSMLHLILEFFGMNLWETVLLQRMLMVKASELLLQKGAEVTRSGDDIYMAHRKLSVSIATASRVSTLVHVGFNLDTAGTPVPTVALSELGFTAETFAVLLLDSFKSELECMWHARCKVWGV, from the coding sequence GTGAATTTTAACTACTCCCTACTCAGCACTCCTCTTGATTACGACGGATCTCAGTTACGTGAGCTTTTTCCTAAATCTATGGGAGCTCCTGCAGGACATGCCGCAATAGCTTTTATCGGATCTTGCCAGGTGGATCTTGATCATCTGGTTGACAGTGACGATGCCCACTCAGGCCGCCCAATTTACTCCCCTTCAATGCTCCATTTGATTCTTGAGTTTTTTGGCATGAACCTATGGGAGACGGTGCTGTTACAACGAATGCTCATGGTAAAGGCCAGTGAACTACTCTTGCAAAAAGGAGCAGAGGTCACGCGAAGCGGCGATGATATTTATATGGCTCATCGCAAGCTATCAGTATCCATAGCTACAGCCTCACGGGTTTCCACTTTGGTTCATGTTGGCTTCAACCTTGACACAGCCGGTACTCCTGTTCCCACAGTTGCTCTGTCGGAGCTGGGTTTTACCGCAGAGACTTTTGCTGTGTTGTTGCTGGATAGCTTCAAGAGTGAGCTCGAATGCATGTGGCACGCCCGCTGCAAGGTGTGGGGCGTCTGA
- a CDS encoding YajQ family cyclic di-GMP-binding protein, with protein sequence MPSFDVVSQVDMQEVDNAINMTTKLIENRYDFRGSKTSIELNKKEKKLEVLTEDDMKLRAIKDAVISHCVKRSIDPKVFQFSDAEKASGNMIRSIASIQEGIDKESAKKIVKMIKGTGLKVQAAIQDDQVRVTAKKIDDLQEVIQMLKEANLDMPLQYINMRS encoded by the coding sequence ATGCCATCATTTGATGTAGTCAGCCAAGTTGATATGCAAGAAGTGGATAATGCCATTAATATGACCACGAAATTAATTGAGAACCGTTACGACTTTCGTGGGAGCAAAACATCCATAGAGCTCAATAAAAAAGAAAAGAAACTGGAAGTTCTCACAGAGGATGACATGAAGTTGCGAGCCATAAAAGACGCAGTCATATCACATTGCGTCAAGCGCAGCATTGACCCCAAGGTCTTTCAATTTAGCGATGCAGAAAAAGCTTCGGGCAATATGATTCGCTCTATAGCATCTATTCAAGAGGGCATTGACAAGGAGAGCGCAAAGAAGATTGTTAAAATGATCAAAGGAACCGGGCTGAAGGTCCAGGCAGCCATCCAGGATGATCAAGTGAGAGTGACAGCCAAAAAAATAGATGACTTGCAGGAGGTTATCCAGATGCTGAAGGAGGCCAATTTGGATATGCCGTTACAATATATTAACATGCGTAGCTAA
- the grpE gene encoding nucleotide exchange factor GrpE codes for MADEKESQEVKNQQSDSTQEPLAEAGQDGGLQETVQRLESRLQLKEDEVLRLHAEFENFKRRNTKERQEGIRYANQQLIKEMLTVLDNLDLALSHMGEDSSSTAIGEGVELTRKQLMNVLEKHGLEIITTDGEFDPNEHEAVMQENSADHDNNHIVDTLQKGYKLYGRTIRPAMVKVCKK; via the coding sequence ATGGCAGATGAAAAAGAATCGCAGGAAGTAAAGAATCAACAGTCTGATTCCACTCAAGAGCCCCTGGCCGAGGCTGGTCAGGATGGTGGTTTACAGGAAACGGTTCAGCGTCTGGAGAGTCGCCTGCAACTCAAAGAAGACGAAGTTCTGCGACTCCACGCAGAGTTTGAGAACTTTAAGCGCCGCAACACGAAAGAGCGGCAGGAGGGCATCCGTTACGCAAATCAGCAGCTTATCAAGGAAATGCTGACGGTACTGGATAACTTGGACCTTGCTCTAAGCCATATGGGGGAAGACTCATCATCCACTGCTATTGGTGAAGGAGTGGAGTTAACCCGCAAGCAGCTAATGAATGTACTGGAAAAGCACGGTCTGGAAATTATAACGACTGACGGCGAGTTTGACCCTAACGAGCATGAAGCCGTTATGCAGGAGAACTCAGCAGATCACGATAACAACCATATTGTTGATACCTTGCAAAAAGGCTACAAGCTTTACGGACGTACTATCCGGCCCGCTATGGTAAAGGTTTGCAAAAAATAA
- a CDS encoding DUF4390 domain-containing protein, whose protein sequence is MRFLFVFGLLFLAFTHAAANQRTLQLEAFRIEDQVAYVQLRVDNLYTQDIIDAIDGGLDVQYSYEFNLQRHRLLWFDATKATFKVYKQITYDALRRVYHVQTIKGEQHDVREYRNRERALDNFQNSTLIPIPGFQSHHYLQVRASLSEFSHWFPLNLIVRTFADWEFRTEPLTLEYGDRRSE, encoded by the coding sequence ATGCGTTTTCTTTTTGTATTTGGCTTACTGTTTTTGGCTTTTACCCATGCTGCAGCCAACCAGCGAACACTACAGCTGGAAGCTTTTCGTATTGAAGATCAGGTGGCCTATGTGCAACTGCGCGTGGATAACCTCTATACACAAGACATTATAGATGCCATAGATGGCGGCCTGGATGTTCAATATTCTTATGAGTTTAACCTGCAGCGTCATCGACTGCTCTGGTTTGATGCTACAAAAGCAACTTTTAAAGTTTATAAGCAGATTACATATGATGCTCTGCGCCGAGTCTACCATGTACAGACTATCAAGGGCGAGCAGCATGACGTTCGGGAGTACCGCAACCGGGAGCGAGCTCTCGACAATTTCCAGAACAGTACCTTGATCCCAATACCTGGCTTTCAAAGCCATCACTATCTGCAGGTGAGAGCCAGTTTAAGTGAGTTTTCCCACTGGTTTCCACTTAATCTTATTGTACGCACATTTGCTGACTGGGAGTTTCGTACCGAACCACTGACTCTTGAGTATGGTGATCGGAGGAGCGAATGA
- the dnaK gene encoding molecular chaperone DnaK produces the protein MGKVIGIDLGTTNSCVAVMEGGDPKVIANAEGNRTTPSIIAFNDKDERLVGLTAKRQAITNPENTLFAIKRYIGRKFDSDIVQRDIKNLPFALSAASNGDVRIGAQGSDYSPQEISAMVLQKMKQTAEDYLGESVTEAVITVPAYFNDSQRQATKDAGKIAGLEVLRIINEPTAAALAYGLDSKEDETVAVFDLGGGTFDISVLEISEGVFEVKSTNGDTHLGGEDFDQRIIDYVADEFRKESGIDLRNDKMALQRLKEAAEKAKHELSGSMETEINLPFITMDNSGPKHLQMKLSRAKLEQLVEDLVERTIEPCRKAIADAGIKASDIDEVILVGGMTRMPKVQQKVKEFFGKDPHKGVNPDEVVAIGAAIQAGVLKGDVKDVLLLDVTPLSLGIETLGSVMTKIIERNTTIPTKRSQVFSTAADNQTSVSIHVLQGEREMASDNKSLGRFDLVDIPPAPRGMPQIEVTFDIDANGIVSVSAKDTGTGKEQSIVIRDSSGLSEEEIDKMVKDAEMHAEEDKRKKERIESVNQADTLIYSTDKALKEHGDKLAAEDKSAIEGKLDELKKLIEDESSTKEQLDEKVKELSEVSMKLGEIVYQQQAEEQAQQQGGEQSPGGAESQESSSQDQQQDEEVVDAEFEEMDDKDKK, from the coding sequence ATGGGTAAAGTAATAGGAATAGACCTTGGTACCACGAACTCTTGCGTAGCTGTTATGGAAGGTGGCGATCCAAAAGTTATCGCCAACGCAGAAGGAAATCGAACAACCCCTAGCATAATTGCCTTTAATGACAAAGATGAGCGCCTGGTAGGTCTCACTGCCAAGCGGCAGGCAATTACTAATCCAGAAAACACGCTGTTTGCCATTAAGCGATATATAGGGCGCAAGTTCGACTCGGATATCGTGCAACGAGATATCAAAAATCTTCCCTTTGCACTCTCAGCAGCATCCAACGGTGATGTGCGAATTGGTGCCCAAGGCAGTGATTACTCTCCCCAGGAAATCAGTGCCATGGTGCTGCAAAAAATGAAGCAAACCGCTGAGGACTATCTGGGAGAAAGCGTGACCGAAGCGGTTATTACCGTTCCGGCATACTTTAATGATTCGCAGCGCCAGGCTACTAAAGATGCTGGAAAAATTGCAGGTCTTGAAGTGCTGCGAATTATCAACGAACCCACAGCCGCTGCTCTGGCTTACGGCTTGGATAGCAAGGAAGATGAAACGGTTGCTGTTTTTGACCTGGGGGGCGGTACCTTTGATATTTCCGTACTGGAAATCAGTGAGGGTGTTTTCGAGGTGAAGTCTACCAATGGCGACACCCACCTGGGTGGTGAAGACTTTGACCAGCGCATCATTGACTATGTGGCTGATGAGTTCCGCAAGGAAAGCGGCATCGACCTGCGCAACGATAAGATGGCGTTGCAGCGCTTGAAAGAAGCAGCAGAAAAAGCCAAGCACGAACTGTCTGGCTCCATGGAAACAGAAATTAACCTTCCTTTTATTACCATGGACAATAGTGGGCCCAAGCATTTGCAGATGAAACTCAGTCGTGCAAAGTTGGAGCAGCTGGTCGAGGATCTGGTTGAGCGCACCATTGAGCCGTGCCGCAAGGCTATTGCTGATGCCGGGATCAAGGCCTCAGATATAGACGAGGTTATCCTGGTTGGTGGTATGACTCGTATGCCCAAGGTACAGCAAAAGGTCAAGGAGTTCTTTGGCAAGGACCCCCACAAAGGTGTGAACCCTGATGAGGTCGTTGCTATTGGTGCAGCCATTCAGGCCGGAGTACTCAAAGGCGACGTTAAGGATGTACTGCTGTTGGATGTTACTCCCCTGAGTCTGGGTATCGAAACACTGGGTAGTGTTATGACAAAGATTATTGAGCGTAACACCACTATTCCTACCAAGCGATCCCAGGTGTTCTCTACGGCTGCTGATAATCAGACTTCTGTCAGTATCCATGTGCTGCAAGGGGAGCGAGAGATGGCCAGTGACAATAAATCACTGGGACGCTTTGACCTGGTAGACATACCCCCGGCACCCCGCGGCATGCCTCAGATTGAGGTAACCTTTGATATTGACGCCAACGGTATTGTCTCTGTCTCCGCCAAGGATACGGGTACCGGTAAAGAGCAGTCCATCGTTATCCGTGACTCCAGTGGCCTCTCGGAAGAAGAAATTGACAAGATGGTCAAGGATGCCGAGATGCATGCTGAGGAAGACAAGCGCAAAAAAGAGCGCATAGAAAGTGTCAATCAGGCAGATACGCTTATCTACTCCACTGACAAGGCTCTTAAGGAACACGGCGACAAGCTGGCTGCTGAGGATAAGAGTGCCATTGAGGGCAAGCTTGATGAGTTGAAAAAACTCATTGAGGATGAGTCTTCCACCAAGGAGCAATTAGATGAGAAGGTCAAGGAGCTTTCTGAGGTCAGCATGAAGCTGGGGGAGATAGTTTACCAGCAGCAGGCTGAGGAGCAAGCTCAGCAACAGGGGGGCGAGCAGTCTCCTGGTGGTGCCGAAAGTCAGGAGAGCTCCAGCCAGGATCAACAGCAGGACGAAGAAGTGGTTGATGCTGAGTTTGAGGAAATGGACGACAAGGACAAGAAGTAA
- the dnaJ gene encoding molecular chaperone DnaJ: MSKRDYYEVLGVNKNASDTEIKKAYRKLALKYHPDKNPGDSEAENKFKEASEAYEVLSDGQKRAQYDQFGHSTNGGFGNYQSQGFSNVNFEDIFGDFDDIFNIFGGGAGRRTSRGGQQARQGTDLLYELEVTFEEAAFGGKRQIKLPKMETCSKCGGSGADSPSDIETCSTCGGRGQIRRSQGFFSISQPCPDCRGQGKKIKKTCSHCHGAGKVRVEKSISVNIPAGVETGNRLRLAGEGEGGVNGGPPGDLYIQMNVLPHKYFERDGNNIYCDIPVTFTTVTLGGEVEVPTLTGKAKLKVPEGTQTGKIFRLKGKGIADLQGRGIGDLLVRLVVVTPTKLNTRQKELLQELRKELGESGAEQSGGLWDKVKGMFD; this comes from the coding sequence ATGTCGAAACGTGATTACTACGAAGTGCTTGGCGTTAACAAGAACGCCTCGGACACGGAAATCAAAAAAGCTTATCGCAAGTTGGCCCTCAAGTACCATCCGGATAAAAATCCCGGTGACAGTGAGGCAGAAAATAAATTCAAGGAAGCCAGTGAGGCTTATGAGGTGCTCAGTGATGGGCAAAAGCGGGCTCAATACGATCAGTTTGGCCATTCTACCAACGGTGGATTTGGTAACTACCAAAGCCAGGGTTTTAGTAATGTCAACTTTGAAGACATATTTGGCGACTTTGATGATATATTTAATATATTTGGTGGCGGTGCTGGTCGACGTACCTCACGGGGAGGCCAGCAAGCTCGACAGGGCACTGACCTGCTGTACGAACTAGAGGTTACCTTCGAGGAAGCAGCCTTTGGCGGCAAGCGACAAATAAAGTTACCCAAAATGGAGACCTGCTCCAAGTGCGGAGGTAGTGGGGCCGACTCACCCTCTGACATAGAGACGTGCTCGACCTGTGGTGGTCGGGGACAAATTCGTCGCTCTCAGGGCTTTTTCAGCATATCTCAACCCTGCCCCGATTGTCGCGGACAGGGTAAAAAAATAAAGAAGACCTGCAGCCACTGTCACGGTGCCGGCAAAGTGCGTGTAGAAAAGAGTATTTCCGTCAATATTCCGGCCGGGGTTGAGACCGGCAATCGTCTGCGTCTGGCCGGAGAAGGCGAAGGTGGTGTCAACGGAGGCCCTCCCGGTGATCTCTACATTCAAATGAATGTTCTGCCTCACAAGTACTTTGAGCGTGATGGCAACAATATCTACTGCGATATTCCCGTTACCTTTACCACGGTAACTTTGGGGGGAGAGGTGGAAGTGCCAACCTTGACTGGTAAAGCCAAGCTCAAGGTTCCCGAAGGCACCCAGACCGGAAAAATTTTTCGCCTTAAAGGCAAGGGTATTGCCGACTTGCAGGGTCGCGGAATCGGCGACTTGCTGGTGCGTCTGGTTGTGGTAACACCTACCAAGCTTAACACGCGCCAGAAGGAGCTCCTTCAGGAGCTGCGCAAAGAGTTAGGCGAGAGTGGGGCCGAGCAGTCCGGCGGGCTGTGGGACAAGGTCAAGGGTATGTTTGACTGA
- a CDS encoding 7-carboxy-7-deazaguanine synthase QueE: protein MARPLQGVGRLMPGYVSEVFWSLQGEGPFCGIPQLFIRLHGCNLSCYYCDTANTWQDLPPSSFYALDCTQLNNPVGSSELFHRIILPSLSQVHSVCLTGGEPTEQGDFCATLLQLVRNHGCKTFLETNGTNPTWLQQHADLCSTVSADLKLDWASQHPAIAKQLLGWLQQRYLSGAPDYVKIICDDQYITELKLWLDVLVTMEVAFPVVLQPCTKSGVPVGVRAATELIRTYTQQSLNLRLIPQTHVLLEIP, encoded by the coding sequence GTGGCACGCCCGCTGCAAGGTGTGGGGCGTCTGATGCCGGGCTATGTGAGCGAAGTCTTCTGGTCACTGCAGGGGGAAGGTCCTTTTTGTGGTATTCCCCAGCTCTTCATCCGCCTCCATGGTTGTAACCTCAGCTGTTATTACTGCGATACCGCTAATACTTGGCAGGACTTGCCACCATCAAGTTTTTATGCTCTGGATTGCACCCAACTCAATAATCCTGTAGGTAGCAGTGAACTTTTTCATCGTATCATTCTGCCATCTTTAAGCCAGGTTCACAGTGTTTGCCTGACGGGGGGGGAACCCACGGAGCAAGGGGATTTCTGCGCGACCCTACTGCAACTGGTCAGGAATCATGGATGTAAGACATTTTTAGAGACAAATGGCACTAACCCAACCTGGTTGCAGCAACATGCCGACTTGTGCAGCACTGTTTCTGCTGATCTTAAGCTGGACTGGGCTTCGCAGCACCCGGCAATTGCCAAGCAGCTGTTGGGCTGGTTACAGCAACGATATTTGTCAGGAGCTCCCGATTACGTTAAGATAATTTGTGACGATCAGTATATCACTGAACTGAAATTGTGGCTCGATGTGCTGGTAACTATGGAAGTAGCCTTTCCTGTTGTATTGCAACCATGCACTAAAAGTGGAGTTCCCGTGGGAGTTCGTGCAGCCACAGAACTCATACGAACCTATACTCAACAGAGTCTCAATCTGCGACTTATTCCCCAGACTCACGTGCTGTTGGAAATACCGTAA